TGTTTTATTTTATCACAACTCAATCCGCTCCCGGCGCAAAATCATTCTAATGAAGTCTTTAACCCCCCCGGGGCCGGAGTTTCTCAAGATCTTAAGGGTCTCTCTGCTGCCGATCTTTTTAAAAATTTCAGCACGTCTATCAGAATCCATACCCTTGTCTTTGATCCTCTTTCTGACGTTTTCCATAAAATCGAGTACCTGCTCCAGCTCTTCACAGTACAACCCCTCCAGTTCTTCCCTTATAGTCTTCGAAAGGGCGGGACTCACCCCGGATGTTGAGATGGCTATAACAAGTGGACCCCTCTTTATTACAGAGGGAACTATAAATGAACAGAGTTCGGGAACATCAACCACATTTACCGGAACGTCTCCCGCTTCCTGAAATACCTTCCGGTTTACCTCCATATCCGATGTTGCCGCAATAACGAGGAAAGCCCCCTTGAGATCACCATCCCTATAAACCCTCGCCTCATGTTTGATAGTGCCTCCAGCCCCCAGGGCTGCTATTTTGCCTGTGACGTCAGGGCTTATTACCCGTACGGAGGCGCCTGTATCGAGGAGAGCAAGGATCTTTCTCTCAGCGACTGCACCGCCGCCGATGACGACACAGCTTTTATCTTCGAGATTAAGAAAGACGGGATAGTAACTCACTTCTTGAGTGAAGAGATGACTTTTTCAGCCTTTTCAGCAAAGGCACTGTCGGGGTAGTTTTTAACAAGCTCGTCGAGATACTTTCTTGAAAGACCGGGCTTTCCCAGTTCCTTATAAGAGCTGCCTATCAGATAAAGGACTTCCGGCAAGCCCCTGTACCCGGGAAAGTTCTCGATAAGGCCCTTAAACCGGTCTACAGCGGCAGGATACGCCCCTTTCTTGTAATAGAACTTACCAACTATCATCTCATAGTCGGCAATCAGGTTTTTACACTTCCTGATCCGCAACTGGACGGCCTCTCTGTAAGGGTTTCTCGGGTATTTCCTGAGCAGTTTCTGAAACTCCTCAAGGGCCTTTCTTGCTCCACCGGCGCCCTTGTCGGGTGAATCAATCTGCTTGTAGTAGACCATGGCGATCTTGTACTGCGCATACGAAGCCTGAGCGTGGTCGGGGTAGAGCCTGATGAACCGCTTATATTCTTTCACTGCCGAATCGGGCTGTTCCTCCGCCTCGTAAGATTCAGCGATTTTAAGCTGCGCAATAGGGGCATACTTTTTCGTGAGGTCCCTGTTTTTTACCTCAAAGAGGAGTTTCCTTGCCTCTTCAAAGTCCTCGCTTTTAATCAGTTTATCTGCATTCCTCAGCCAGACCTTCGGATCGAAGTTTTCCGGTCTGAGGGCCTTTTTCCCGGAACAGGAAAGGAAAAAAGAAAATACAATTATTACTACGACAAATCTTTTCATACAGAATATTAAATCCTTACGGGGGTAATTAAGTCAAGTATGATATTCTCGTAAAAAGTCGTCATTCCCGCGAAAGCGGGAATCCAGGAAGCGTGTAACTATCTGAAAAGACTGGATTCCCGTTTCCACGGGAATGACAAAAAAACACTTTTTCAGACTTTTTACGAGTTCATCAAGTATTTATGATAAAATTCTAATATGGCCAAGGTTAATATAGGATGCAGCGGTTTTATGTACAATCACTGGCTCAGGACCTTCTACCCGGAGGAGATACCCAAGCGAAGATGGTTTGAATACTACTCCGGCATCTTTGATACCGTGGAGCTTAATGTAACATTCTACAGGCTTCCGAAGGCGGAGACATTTCAAAAATGGTACGATATAACCCCAAAGACCTTCAGCTTCTCACTTAAAGGAAGCAGGTTTATAACTCATATAAAGAGGCTTAACGAACCCCGTGATGCCTTAAAGAGATTTTTTGATACCGTCATGAACCTCAAGGAAAAACTCTCGGTCATACTCTGGCAGTTCCCTCCCGGGATGAAATATGAACCCGGGAGGTTCTCTGATTTTATTTCACTTCTTGAAAATTACCGGGTAAGGAACACCTTTGAGTTCAGGCATGAAAGCTGGATAAACGGGGATACGATTGATGCCCTGAAAAAATCCGGCTATGCGCTCTGCATGACCGACTGGCCTGAGTTCAATAAGGAACATCCACTGACCGCTGATTTCGTCTATATGAGACGCCACGGCTATGGCGGAAGCTACAATACGTGTTACTCGAGGGAGGACTTGAAGAAGGATGCCCGGAAGATCAGGGATTATCTCGAAAAAGGGACGGATGTCTATATCTATTTCAACAACGACGCCAACGGTTACGCACCAAAAAACGCACTCGAATTGAAGGAGTTGTTATGAAGAACCAGGAGATTGCAAGGGCATTCAATGAAATTGCGGACCTTCTTGAGTTAAAAGGTGAAAATCCCTTCAGGATCAGGGCATACAGGCGTGCCGCACAGAACCTGGAATCCATGGGCAGGGATATAACCGACATGCCGGAAGAGGAAAGGACCTCTATCCAGGGTATAGGGAAAGACCTCTCCGGAAAGATAACCGAATATGCAACCACGGGGAAGATAAAGACACTCGAGGA
The sequence above is a segment of the bacterium BMS3Abin08 genome. Coding sequences within it:
- the cysG gene encoding siroheme synthase, which produces MSYYPVFLNLEDKSCVVIGGGAVAERKILALLDTGASVRVISPDVTGKIAALGAGGTIKHEARVYRDGDLKGAFLVIAATSDMEVNRKVFQEAGDVPVNVVDVPELCSFIVPSVIKRGPLVIAISTSGVSPALSKTIREELEGLYCEELEQVLDFMENVRKRIKDKGMDSDRRAEIFKKIGSRETLKILRNSGPGGVKDFIRMILRRERIEL
- the bamD gene encoding outer membrane protein assembly factor BamD precursor; translated protein: MKRFVVVIIVFSFFLSCSGKKALRPENFDPKVWLRNADKLIKSEDFEEARKLLFEVKNRDLTKKYAPIAQLKIAESYEAEEQPDSAVKEYKRFIRLYPDHAQASYAQYKIAMVYYKQIDSPDKGAGGARKALEEFQKLLRKYPRNPYREAVQLRIRKCKNLIADYEMIVGKFYYKKGAYPAAVDRFKGLIENFPGYRGLPEVLYLIGSSYKELGKPGLSRKYLDELVKNYPDSAFAEKAEKVISSLKK